A genomic segment from Janibacter sp. DB-40 encodes:
- a CDS encoding vitamin B12-dependent ribonucleotide reductase has product MTETAGKSSARRGSRTTKGLTIERIHTTEGVHPYDEVTWEKRDVVQQNWKTGATIFEQRGVEFPDFWSLNASTIVTTKYFRGALGTPERETGLKQLIDRVVLTYVKAGKDNGYFATDTDAEIFEHELTYALLHQIFSFNSPVWFNVGTQSPQQVSACFILSVDDSMDSILNWYKEEGFIFKGGSGAGLNLSRIRSSKELLSSGGTASGPVSFMRGADASAGTIKSGGATRRAAKMVVLDVDHPDIEEFVETKAREEHKIRALRDAGFDMDLGGSDITSVQYQNANNSVRVNDEFMRAVEDGTEFGLKSRTDGSVIESVDARELMGKIAQAAWECADPGIQYDDTINDWHTNPESGRITASNPCSEYMSLDNSSCNLASLNLLKFLGDDDTFDAERFQKVAELVITAMDISICFADFPTDPIGDTTRDYRQLGIGYANLGALLMATGHGYDSDGGRALAASITSLLTGASYKRSAELAGIVGPYNGYARNADAHKRVMRKHQAANDEIRTLHSMDRSVHQAATKAWDAVVKVGEKNGYRNAQASVLAPTGTIGFMMDCDTTGIEPDFSLVKFKKLVGGGSMQIVNLTIPRALKLLGYTEETSEAIVEYIADKGHVIDAPGLKPEHYEVFDTAMGERAIAPMGHVRMMAAVQPFLSGAISKTVNLPESATVEEIADVYSEGWKLGLKALAVYRDNCKVGQPLSDGGSTAKGAKADAEAAAAESAKVVEYRPLRRRLPKRRTSQTTSFAVGGAEGYLTAGTYEDGELGEIFLKFGKQGSTLAGLMDAFSIAISIALQHGVPLETYVEKFTNLRFEPAGMTDDPDVRMAQSIMDYVFRRLALDYLDFDTRSFMGIHTADERSRQLETGSYAPSSSEDDSYDDESYSQTVATTEARPAAKEESTDTSGTGSASAREADATIHSSAELMEKLQGKASDAPMCMTCGTKMRPAGSCYVCEGCGSTSGCS; this is encoded by the coding sequence ATGACCGAGACCGCCGGCAAGTCCAGCGCACGTCGCGGCTCCCGCACGACCAAGGGGCTGACGATCGAGCGCATCCACACCACCGAGGGCGTGCACCCGTACGACGAGGTGACGTGGGAGAAGCGTGACGTCGTCCAGCAGAACTGGAAGACCGGCGCGACGATCTTCGAGCAGCGCGGGGTCGAGTTCCCCGACTTCTGGTCGCTGAACGCCTCGACGATCGTGACGACGAAGTACTTCCGCGGCGCCCTGGGCACCCCGGAGCGCGAGACCGGTCTGAAGCAGCTCATCGACCGCGTCGTGCTCACCTACGTCAAGGCCGGCAAGGACAACGGCTACTTCGCCACCGACACCGACGCCGAGATCTTCGAGCACGAGCTGACGTACGCCCTGCTCCACCAGATCTTCAGCTTCAACTCCCCGGTGTGGTTCAACGTCGGCACGCAGAGCCCGCAGCAGGTCAGCGCCTGCTTCATCCTCTCCGTCGACGACTCGATGGACTCGATCCTCAACTGGTACAAGGAGGAGGGCTTCATCTTCAAGGGCGGCTCCGGCGCCGGCCTGAACCTCTCCCGCATCCGCTCCTCCAAGGAGCTGCTCTCCTCCGGCGGCACCGCCTCCGGCCCGGTCTCCTTCATGCGTGGTGCCGACGCCTCCGCCGGCACGATCAAGTCCGGTGGCGCGACCCGTCGCGCGGCGAAGATGGTCGTGCTGGACGTCGACCACCCGGACATCGAGGAGTTCGTCGAGACCAAGGCCCGCGAGGAGCACAAGATCCGTGCGCTGCGTGACGCCGGCTTCGACATGGACCTCGGCGGCTCGGACATCACCTCCGTGCAGTACCAGAACGCGAACAACTCGGTGCGCGTCAACGACGAGTTCATGCGTGCGGTCGAGGACGGGACCGAGTTCGGTCTGAAGTCGCGCACCGACGGCTCGGTCATCGAGAGCGTCGACGCCCGCGAGCTCATGGGCAAGATCGCCCAGGCCGCGTGGGAGTGCGCCGACCCGGGCATCCAGTACGACGACACGATCAACGACTGGCACACCAATCCCGAGTCGGGTCGGATCACCGCGTCGAACCCCTGCAGCGAGTACATGTCCCTGGACAACTCCTCCTGCAACCTCGCCTCGCTGAACCTGCTGAAGTTCCTCGGCGACGACGACACCTTCGACGCCGAGCGCTTCCAGAAGGTCGCCGAGCTGGTCATCACCGCGATGGACATCTCGATCTGCTTCGCGGACTTCCCGACCGACCCGATCGGTGACACCACGCGCGACTACCGCCAGCTGGGCATCGGCTACGCCAACCTCGGCGCGCTGCTCATGGCGACCGGTCACGGCTACGACTCCGACGGCGGTCGTGCCCTCGCGGCCTCGATCACCTCGCTGCTCACCGGTGCCTCCTACAAGCGCTCCGCGGAGCTGGCCGGCATCGTCGGCCCGTACAACGGCTACGCCCGCAACGCCGACGCGCACAAGCGCGTCATGCGTAAGCACCAGGCGGCCAACGACGAGATCCGCACGCTGCACTCGATGGACCGCTCGGTCCACCAGGCCGCCACCAAGGCCTGGGACGCGGTCGTCAAGGTCGGCGAGAAGAACGGCTACCGCAACGCCCAGGCGTCGGTGCTCGCTCCCACCGGGACCATCGGCTTCATGATGGACTGCGACACCACCGGCATCGAGCCGGACTTCTCGCTGGTGAAGTTCAAGAAGCTCGTCGGCGGCGGCTCCATGCAGATCGTCAACCTGACGATCCCGCGTGCGCTGAAGCTGCTCGGCTACACCGAGGAGACGTCCGAGGCGATCGTCGAGTACATCGCCGACAAGGGGCACGTCATCGACGCCCCGGGTCTGAAGCCGGAGCACTACGAGGTCTTCGACACCGCCATGGGTGAGCGTGCCATCGCGCCGATGGGCCACGTGCGGATGATGGCTGCGGTGCAGCCCTTCCTCTCCGGTGCGATCTCCAAGACGGTCAACCTGCCGGAGAGCGCCACGGTCGAGGAGATCGCCGACGTCTACTCCGAGGGCTGGAAGCTCGGCCTGAAGGCGCTGGCGGTCTACCGCGACAACTGCAAGGTCGGTCAGCCGCTGTCCGACGGTGGGTCCACGGCGAAGGGGGCCAAGGCCGACGCCGAGGCCGCTGCGGCGGAGTCGGCGAAGGTCGTCGAGTACCGCCCGCTGCGTCGTCGCCTGCCGAAGCGTCGCACCTCGCAGACCACGAGCTTCGCCGTCGGTGGGGCCGAGGGGTACCTGACCGCCGGCACGTACGAGGACGGCGAGCTGGGCGAGATCTTCCTGAAGTTCGGCAAGCAGGGCTCGACCCTGGCCGGTCTGATGGACGCCTTCTCCATCGCGATCTCGATCGCGCTGCAGCACGGCGTGCCGCTGGAGACCTACGTCGAGAAGTTCACCAACCTGCGCTTTGAGCCGGCCGGCATGACGGACGACCCGGACGTGCGGATGGCGCAGTCGATCATGGACTACGTCTTCCGTCGCCTCGCGCTGGACTACCTGGACTTCGACACCCGGTCCTTCATGGGCATCCACACCGCCGACGAGCGGTCGCGCCAGCTGGAGACCGGGTCGTACGCCCCGTCGTCCTCCGAGGACGACAGCTACGACGACGAGTCCTACAGCCAGACCGTGGCCACCACGGAGGCCCGGCCGGCCGCCAAGGAGGAGTCGACCGACACCTCCGGTACCGGCAGTGCTTCCGCACGCGAGGCCGACGCCACGATCCACTCCTCGGCCGAGCTCATGGAGAAGCTCCAGGGCAAGGCCTCGGACGCACCGATGTGCATGACCTGCGGGACCAAGATGCGCCCCGCCGGCTCCTGCTACGTCTGCGAGGGTTGCGGCTCGACCAGCGGTTGCAGCTGA
- a CDS encoding DEAD/DEAH box helicase, whose protein sequence is MYESLLTARLEKLLDERPDDTRLIYDVDSGDEPHVLARHVRNAVERALRDEKDPAHRRDLVNRILTQLGNETDLLGSGSRQLHFLHRPAGPGVEYIAPDRPSTPLSDAALLTNSIGEPSLGSELRAELETADSVDLLIAFVKWYGLRLLEPQLRRLRDRGIPLRVITTTYMGATERQALDRLVNEFGAQVKIQYDSLRTRLHAKAWLFNRRTGFNTAYVGSSNLSRAALLDGVEWNVRLSAIATPALMHKFEATFETYWNDSSFEDYDPNRDRDRLDDALLLASGGGTKPDRVTISISGLDVQPFPYQAEMLESLDVERVVHDRHRNLVVAATGTGKTVLAALDYRRLYQREGRLPRLLFVAHRQEILTQSLRTYREVLRNQDFGELYVGGTRPERWEHVFASVQSLNSYGVTNIPADHFEVVVIDEFHHAQARTYRNILKHLEPSELLGLTATPERADGTDVAQTFFDGRIAAELRLWDALASELLSPFHYFGISDGTDLSALTWKRGAYDTDELEKVYTGNDARAALILQAIRDKITSPRKMKALGFCVSVAHAEYMSRVFTDAGVPAVAVTSHPGSADRTQALSDLRAGRVAVVFTVDMFNEGVDLPSVDTVLFLRPTESATIFLQQLGRGLRRADDKAVLTALDFVGHQNKSFRFADRFRALTGTTRKALADQVDRGFPFLPSGCQIVLDEQTQDVVLENLKGQLTTRWKVLATELRNHPTDSLATYLDETGVDLADVVRSDRSWTRLRRDADLPTAQEGPQEQLLLKRVRAFSHVDDPERAQAYLTWLNDDAPAYGTASPRMREFGRMLFFSLWTGGGGFTTYDAGLRALRDELNVRDDLRQVIELGLDHATHVTRPLVGDLGTLPLHVHARYTREEAVAALRYASLGGRAPNSFREGVLYSPEIDSDAFFITLKKSEADYSPTTMYRDYAISPELFHWESQSSTTVRSATGQRYIHHEAKGTHILLFARDSKVNDFGGGAPYVFLGPASYVSHKGERPIAFTWRLHNLLPQSIYISAAAAS, encoded by the coding sequence ATGTACGAGTCGCTGCTGACGGCCCGGCTTGAGAAGTTGCTCGATGAGCGCCCCGACGACACTCGCCTGATCTATGACGTCGACAGCGGGGATGAACCGCACGTTCTGGCACGTCATGTGCGCAATGCTGTTGAACGAGCGCTGCGGGATGAGAAGGACCCGGCACACAGACGTGACCTCGTCAATCGGATCCTGACTCAGCTGGGGAATGAGACCGACTTGCTCGGGTCCGGTAGCCGTCAGCTCCATTTCCTTCACCGTCCGGCCGGGCCCGGCGTGGAGTACATCGCACCAGACCGTCCATCCACTCCCCTGTCCGATGCTGCGCTCCTGACGAACTCGATCGGTGAACCAAGTCTGGGCTCAGAGCTGCGGGCCGAGCTGGAGACTGCCGACTCCGTCGACCTGCTCATCGCCTTCGTGAAGTGGTACGGCTTGCGCCTGCTCGAACCGCAGCTGCGCCGACTGCGTGACCGCGGGATCCCCCTGCGCGTCATCACCACCACCTACATGGGAGCAACTGAACGTCAGGCGCTAGACCGTCTTGTGAACGAGTTCGGCGCCCAGGTGAAGATCCAGTACGACTCGCTCCGCACTCGCCTCCACGCGAAGGCATGGCTGTTCAACCGACGCACGGGCTTCAACACGGCCTACGTCGGCTCCTCCAACCTCTCGCGGGCCGCGCTTCTCGATGGTGTCGAGTGGAATGTCCGTCTCTCTGCCATTGCGACCCCTGCACTCATGCACAAGTTCGAGGCAACGTTTGAGACCTATTGGAACGACAGCTCCTTCGAGGATTACGACCCGAACCGCGACCGAGACCGGCTCGATGACGCTCTGCTTCTAGCGTCAGGGGGCGGCACGAAACCGGACCGAGTCACGATCTCGATCTCCGGCCTCGACGTGCAGCCCTTCCCGTACCAGGCCGAGATGCTTGAGTCCCTCGACGTCGAACGCGTCGTTCACGACCGTCATCGCAATCTTGTCGTTGCCGCCACTGGGACGGGAAAAACGGTGTTGGCCGCTTTGGACTATCGACGTCTATACCAGCGCGAGGGGCGCCTGCCACGGCTTCTCTTCGTCGCCCACCGTCAGGAGATCCTGACCCAAAGTCTTCGGACGTACCGCGAGGTGCTGCGCAATCAGGACTTCGGCGAGCTCTACGTCGGCGGGACTCGTCCCGAACGGTGGGAGCACGTCTTCGCGTCGGTGCAATCGCTCAATTCCTACGGCGTAACCAACATCCCGGCCGACCACTTCGAGGTGGTCGTTATCGACGAGTTCCACCACGCGCAGGCTCGGACCTACCGCAACATCCTCAAGCACCTCGAACCGTCCGAGCTGCTGGGATTGACGGCCACACCAGAGCGGGCCGATGGCACCGATGTCGCCCAGACATTCTTCGATGGTCGTATTGCTGCAGAACTGCGTCTGTGGGATGCCCTGGCCTCGGAGCTCCTGTCCCCCTTCCACTACTTCGGCATCTCAGACGGGACCGATCTCAGCGCGCTCACCTGGAAGCGCGGTGCGTACGACACGGACGAGCTGGAGAAGGTCTACACCGGCAACGACGCTCGCGCTGCCCTGATCCTGCAGGCGATCCGCGACAAGATCACGTCTCCCCGCAAGATGAAGGCGCTCGGGTTCTGCGTATCGGTCGCGCACGCGGAATACATGTCAAGAGTGTTCACCGACGCTGGCGTTCCCGCGGTTGCCGTGACGAGTCATCCCGGTAGTGCCGATCGCACCCAGGCTCTATCGGACCTGCGTGCGGGTCGCGTCGCTGTCGTCTTCACGGTTGACATGTTCAACGAAGGGGTCGACCTTCCCTCCGTCGACACCGTCCTCTTCCTCCGGCCGACTGAATCAGCGACCATCTTCCTGCAGCAGCTGGGGCGTGGACTTCGCAGAGCGGACGACAAGGCGGTGCTCACAGCTCTGGACTTCGTAGGCCATCAGAACAAGTCCTTCCGATTCGCCGACCGATTCCGAGCCCTGACTGGTACCACCCGGAAGGCTCTAGCCGACCAGGTCGACAGAGGCTTTCCGTTCTTGCCCTCCGGCTGTCAGATCGTCCTCGACGAGCAGACCCAGGACGTGGTGCTGGAAAACCTGAAGGGCCAACTGACGACTCGGTGGAAGGTCCTCGCGACCGAGCTGCGGAACCACCCCACCGACAGTCTTGCGACCTATCTCGACGAGACCGGCGTCGACCTTGCGGACGTAGTCAGGTCGGATCGGTCGTGGACTCGCCTACGGCGCGATGCCGACCTGCCGACGGCACAGGAGGGACCCCAGGAACAGCTGCTGTTGAAGCGTGTCCGGGCGTTCTCGCACGTGGATGACCCCGAGCGAGCGCAGGCATACCTCACGTGGCTCAATGACGACGCGCCTGCGTACGGCACGGCCAGCCCACGCATGCGGGAGTTCGGCAGAATGCTCTTCTTCTCACTGTGGACAGGCGGTGGAGGCTTCACGACCTATGACGCCGGACTGCGTGCTCTACGGGATGAGCTCAATGTTCGCGACGACCTTCGCCAGGTCATCGAGCTGGGACTGGACCATGCCACTCACGTCACGCGGCCTCTCGTCGGCGACCTCGGCACCCTGCCGCTGCATGTACATGCTCGCTACACGCGTGAGGAAGCCGTCGCCGCCCTTCGGTACGCCTCACTCGGTGGTCGTGCACCGAACAGCTTCCGCGAGGGCGTCCTGTACTCGCCCGAGATCGACTCCGACGCCTTCTTCATCACGCTTAAGAAGTCCGAGGCTGATTACTCGCCTACGACGATGTACCGGGACTACGCGATCAGTCCAGAGCTCTTCCACTGGGAGTCGCAGTCCAGCACCACAGTCCGGTCCGCGACGGGCCAGCGATACATCCATCATGAAGCCAAGGGGACGCACATCTTGCTGTTCGCCCGCGATAGCAAGGTCAACGACTTCGGCGGCGGCGCACCATACGTCTTCCTCGGCCCAGCTTCCTATGTGAGCCACAAGGGAGAACGTCCGATCGCCTTCACCTGGCGACTTCACAACCTTCTCCCCCAAAGCATCTACATCTCCGCGGCCGCTGCTTCGTAG
- a CDS encoding (deoxy)nucleoside triphosphate pyrophosphohydrolase, translating into MKKSIDVVGAVIVSDHRILCAQRATGPLAGMWEFPGGKVETDETPAEALEREIMEELRCHISVGDRLTTTHHEYDFALVTLTTFYGQLLTGMPELTEHLEVRWVAPVELSQLDWAPADIPAVQLIQATYV; encoded by the coding sequence ATGAAGAAGTCCATCGACGTGGTCGGTGCAGTCATCGTGTCCGATCACCGGATCCTCTGCGCCCAACGAGCAACCGGACCCCTGGCCGGAATGTGGGAGTTTCCTGGCGGGAAGGTCGAGACCGACGAAACGCCAGCCGAGGCACTCGAGCGCGAGATCATGGAGGAGTTGAGGTGTCATATTTCGGTCGGTGACCGACTCACGACGACGCACCATGAGTACGACTTCGCGCTGGTCACCCTCACGACCTTCTACGGCCAACTCCTCACAGGTATGCCTGAGCTCACTGAGCATCTGGAGGTTAGGTGGGTGGCGCCGGTCGAGCTGTCGCAACTCGACTGGGCGCCTGCCGACATTCCCGCGGTCCAGTTGATTCAAGCGACGTACGTATAA
- a CDS encoding nuclease-related domain-containing protein, with translation MRMETTGAREATDKRMRLRYAGVCRLCGTDLAARADAIYEKATRTVRCVDCSPSVPTVGGDAQPDSTVPGPATAPKQTPADAPPTGAGSSARREYERRKAKDEERLRQKWGRLGGVAVALSDERQSTKAWATGAVGEERLGARLDGCVSASLAVLHDRLIPGSRANIDHLAITPGGIWIIDAKCYKGRPRIEIEGGILRPRVDKLIVGRRNCTKLVDGVQKQVSIVREIAGEAPVVGALCFVGADWPLIGGSFTTRGVHVLWPKLLTKMLCKEGPVLLDVAETEATLASSLLPA, from the coding sequence ATGCGGATGGAGACAACTGGAGCGCGCGAGGCGACAGACAAGCGGATGCGTTTGCGCTATGCCGGAGTGTGCCGGCTTTGCGGCACGGATCTGGCCGCTCGTGCGGACGCGATCTATGAGAAGGCCACGAGAACCGTTCGTTGCGTGGACTGCAGCCCGTCTGTCCCCACAGTTGGTGGGGACGCCCAGCCTGACAGCACTGTCCCTGGCCCCGCCACGGCCCCGAAACAAACTCCGGCAGACGCACCTCCAACTGGAGCGGGTTCGTCCGCTCGTCGCGAGTATGAGCGGCGCAAGGCCAAGGACGAGGAGCGACTGCGTCAGAAGTGGGGTCGGCTGGGTGGTGTCGCCGTCGCTCTTTCAGATGAGCGGCAGAGCACGAAGGCCTGGGCAACGGGCGCCGTTGGCGAAGAGCGACTCGGCGCCCGGCTTGATGGCTGCGTGTCTGCCTCACTTGCGGTTCTTCATGACCGTCTCATCCCGGGCAGTCGGGCCAACATCGACCACCTCGCCATCACCCCTGGCGGGATCTGGATCATCGATGCCAAGTGCTACAAGGGTCGCCCGCGAATCGAGATCGAAGGGGGCATCCTCCGGCCTCGTGTCGACAAGCTCATCGTCGGTCGTCGCAACTGCACCAAGCTCGTCGACGGGGTTCAGAAGCAGGTGTCTATCGTTCGCGAGATCGCTGGCGAAGCACCAGTTGTTGGAGCGTTGTGTTTTGTGGGCGCCGACTGGCCGCTCATCGGTGGATCGTTCACCACGCGTGGAGTTCATGTGCTCTGGCCGAAATTGCTGACAAAGATGCTCTGCAAGGAGGGGCCAGTTCTCTTGGATGTTGCAGAGACCGAGGCAACTCTCGCGTCAAGCTTGTTGCCTGCGTGA